Proteins found in one Salvia splendens isolate huo1 chromosome 10, SspV2, whole genome shotgun sequence genomic segment:
- the LOC121751323 gene encoding probable CoA ligase CCL9, whose protein sequence is MSISTLTALLTHLAAQFPSRRALSVSAKFDLTHARLNHLVDRAAAHLLAAGVNPGDVVAFTFPNTVEYVIMFLAVIRARATAAPLNSAYTFDEFDFYLSDSESKLLITSEEGNEQAQAAAAKLNIPHLSAALPHGESEIILSPKPNQSDVDADSVAELINDPSDVALFLHTSGTTSRPKGVPLTQHNLFSSVQNIKSVYKLTESDSTVIVLPLFHVHGLLAGLLSSLGAGAAVALPAAGRFSASTFWTDMKRYNATWYTAVPTIHQIVLDRHLSKPEPVYPKLRFIRSCSASLAPVILARLEEAFGAPVLEAYAMTEATHLMTSNPLPEDGPHKAGSVGKPVGQEMAILDQNGVVQAPDAHGEVCIRGANVTKGYKNNVEANKSAFLFGWFHTGDLGYLDSDGYLHLVGRIKEMINRGGEKISPIEVDAVLLSHPEIAQGVAFGVPDDKYGEEINCAVIPREGSKVDEEEVIKFCKKNLAAFKVPKKVFITDSLPKTASGKIQRRIVSEHFLAQISTAKVPKFGA, encoded by the exons ATGTCCATCTCCACCCTCACCGCCTTGCTCACCCACCTCGCCGCTCAATTTCCCTCCCGCCGCGCCCTCAGCGTCTCCGCCAAGTTCGATCTCACCCATGCACGCCTCAATCACCTCGTCGATCGCGCCGCCGCTCACCTCCTCGCCGCCGGCGTCAATCCCGGCGACGTCGTCGCCTTCACCTTCCCCAACACTGTCGAG TATGTGATAATGTTTCTGGCAGTAATCCGCGCCCGAGCCACGGCGGCGCCGCTCAACTCTGCCTACACGTTCGACGAGTTCGATTTCTACTTGTCGGACTCGGAATCGAAGCTCCTGATCACGTCAGAGGAAGGCAACGAGCAGGCGCAGGCCGCCGCCGCCAAGCTCAACATTCCTCATCTCTCCGCCGCGCTGCCGCACGGCGAATCGGAAATCATCCTGTCTCCAAAACCAAATCAATCCGACGTGGACGCCGATTCGGTCGCTGAACTCATCAACGACCCCTCCGACGTGGCTCTGTTCCTCCACACGTCCGGCACCACCAGCCGGCCCAAAGGCGTGCCGCTGACTCAGCACAACCTCTTCTCCTCCGTCCAAAACATCAAATCGGTCTACAAATTAACCGAATCCGACTCCACCGTCATCGTCCTTCCCCTGTTCCACGTCCACGGCTTGTTAGCCGGCTTACTCAGCTCGCTCGGCGCCGGCGCCGCGGTGGCCCTCCCCGCCGCCGGTAGGTTCTCGGCGTCGACCTTCTGGACCGACATGAAACGATACAACGCGACGTGGTACACCGCCGTGCCGACGATCCACCAGATCGTGCTCGACCGCCACCTCAGCAAGCCCGAGCCGGTTTATCCGAAGCTCCGGTTCATCCGGAGCTGCAGCGCGTCGCTGGCGCCTGTGATACTGGCTCGGCTGGAGGAGGCGTTCGGCGCGCCGGTGCTGGAGGCATACGCGATGACGGAAGCGACGCATCTGATGACGTCGAATCCGCTGCCCGAGGACGGGCCCCACAAGGCCGGGTCGGTGGGGAAGCCCGTGGGGCAGGAGATGGCTATTTTGGACCAGAATGGTGTTGTGCAAGCGCCTGATGCGCATGGAGAGGTTTGCATAAGGGGGGCTAATGTCACCAAGGGTTACAAGAACAATGTTGAGGCCAATAAATCGGCTTTTTTGTTTGGATGGTTTCACACCGGGGATTTGGGATACTTGGATTCAGATGGATATCTCCATCTTGTTGGAAGAATCAAAGAAATGATCAACCGTGGAG GGGAAAAGATTTCACCAATTGAAGTAGATGCAGTCCTATTGTCCCATCCTGAGATTGCTCAAGGTGTTGCGTTTGGTGTCCCAGATGACAAATATGGTGAAGAG ATTAACTGTGCGGTCATTCCAAGGGAGGGGTCGAAGGTAGATGAGGAAGAGGTGATCAAGTTCTGCAAGAAAAATTTGGCAGCATTCAAGGTTCCCAAGAAGGTTTTCATCACTGATTCTCTCCCGAAAACTGCATCTGGGAAAATCCAGAGGAGGATTGTTTCTGAGCACTTCCTTGCACAGATATCCACTGCTAAGGTCCCCAAATTTGGAGCCTAA
- the LOC121751009 gene encoding uncharacterized protein LOC121751009 yields MASQNASTFALLLTLALAIQAAFGNIIECKNLEKESCAYAVSSTGKRCVLEKHVQRSGAETYACTASEIDADKLKNFIESDECIQACGLDRSALGISSDSLLEPRFANQLCSNRCYTNCPNIVDLYFNLAAGEGVYLPKFCEVRGANTRRQMAEIRSSGYATPAAEAPQDNYVSFIGEPAPSPFTF; encoded by the exons ATGGCATCACAAAATGCATCTACTTTTGCTCTTCTCCTCACTCTAGCTCTTGCCATCCAAGCCGCTTTCG GAAACATTATCGAGTGCAAGAATTTGGAGAAGGAGTCGTGCGCGTATGCGGTGTCGTCGACCGGGAAGCGGTGCGTGCTGGAGAAGCACGTGCAGAGGAGCGGGGCGGAGACGTACGCGTGCACGGCGTCCGAGATCGATGCGGACAAGCTGAAGAACTTTATCGAGAGCGACGAATGCATCCAAGCGTGCGGCCTCGACCGGAGCGCGCTCGGCATCTCGTCCGACTCTCTCCTCGAGCCGCGCTTCGCCAATCAGCTCTGCTCCAACCGCTGCTACACCAACTGCCCCAACATCGTCGATCTTTACTTCAATCTCGCTGCGGGAGAAG GAGTGTATCTACCGAAATTTTGTGAAGTGCGGGGAGCGAACACGCGGCGACAAATGGCGGAAATAAGAAGCTCGGGATATGCGACTCCAGCGGCCGAAGCACCCCAAGACAACTACGTTAGTTTTATCGGCGAACCAGCACCGTCTCCTTTTACTTTCTAA